The sequence AAACCTACGCTCTTTGCAAGGCAGACATGCTCATTAAAGGAGAGGATGCAGACAACATAAAATTTGGTTCAACCTTGAGCCAAGACGGGTTTAAAGAGAGTGAAGAGAAGTTTGACTTTATGCTCACTAACCCGCCCTTTGGCAAAGCATGGGGGAGCGAGCAAGAAAAATGCAAAGCCGATCCCCGTTTTAGTATGGGGGTTACGGGGGCAAGTGATGGGCAGATGATGTTTTTACTCAACATGCTAGCCAAAATGAAAGACACCCCGCTAGGTTCGCGCATCGCCTCTGTGCATAATGGGAGCGCGCTTTTTAATAGCGATAGCGGACAAGTCGCCATTAGAAGCCACATTATCCAAAACGACTTTTTAGAAGCCGTGATCGCTCTACCCCTAGATTTGTTCTACAATACAGGAATTCCCACCTTTATTTGGATTTTGAGCAACCGCAAGCCAGCACATAAACAAGGAAAAGTCCAGCTCATAGATGCGACCAGTTATTTTGAGCCCATGCAAAAATCCTTAGGGCAAAAACGCAATTACCTAACCCCCACCCACATCAGCGCGATTGTGCAACTTTTCTTGGAACAACCCAAGAGCCCCCATAGCGTGATCGTAGAAAATGATGACTTAGGCTATCAAAAATTTAGCGTGTTTGCTTTAAAGTCTAGCCAAGAACTCTTAGAGGAGGAGGGTTTTAACGCCCTCTCTAATCACCAAGCCATTTTAAAGAGATTAAAAGAACTAGAGAGCAAGCCCCCCAAGCTAAAACCCACCTACAAAACCCCCAAAGAGTTTTTAGAGGCTCTAGACCTACCCACACCCAAACTCAAAACTAAAGAGGGCATAGAAATCCCTGCCCCCTTAAATTTATTTGACAAACAAGAAGAAAAAATCCCGCTCAAAGAGGACAAAGAGGGCTATTTTTTAAAGGAAATCCAACCTTTCACGCCTTTAAGTTTTATAGAGGCTAAAAGCGTGAAAGTGGGTTATGAAATCTTGTTTAATCAATATTTCTATACCCCCAGCGCACAAAAATCCTTAGCCCAGTTGCAAGAAGAAATTACAGATACAGAGGGGGAAATACAAATCCTCTTAAGTGAGATTTGGGCATGAAAAAGTTTAAAAAGGTGGAGGGGTTAGGGCAAATCCCTGCGCATTG is a genomic window of Helicobacter sp. NHP19-012 containing:
- a CDS encoding type I restriction-modification system subunit M is translated as MDGTQFQPIVNFIWNIADLLRDHYTKGKYRDVILPMTVIRRLDAVLEPTKVKVLQKQREDEEQGFPKRHKYLCKASGFDFYNTSHFTLKELTAHPAELKANFKNYLEGFSPNVKDILEKFKFEVQLDTLDKAGILFELVQEFCSTKVNFSISPVLNNQGKVVHQGLSNLGMGYVFEELIRKFNEENNEEAGEHFTPREVIALMAELVFRPVATQIQENSTFFIYDNACGSGGMLTESKAFVKDVLQSKAEFELYGQEINPETYALCKADMLIKGEDADNIKFGSTLSQDGFKESEEKFDFMLTNPPFGKAWGSEQEKCKADPRFSMGVTGASDGQMMFLLNMLAKMKDTPLGSRIASVHNGSALFNSDSGQVAIRSHIIQNDFLEAVIALPLDLFYNTGIPTFIWILSNRKPAHKQGKVQLIDATSYFEPMQKSLGQKRNYLTPTHISAIVQLFLEQPKSPHSVIVENDDLGYQKFSVFALKSSQELLEEEGFNALSNHQAILKRLKELESKPPKLKPTYKTPKEFLEALDLPTPKLKTKEGIEIPAPLNLFDKQEEKIPLKEDKEGYFLKEIQPFTPLSFIEAKSVKVGYEILFNQYFYTPSAQKSLAQLQEEITDTEGEIQILLSEIWA